One region of Streptomyces capillispiralis genomic DNA includes:
- a CDS encoding AAA family ATPase has translation MDPTTDNAAHTGDPAAARASLEALRAEIAKAVVGQDPAVTGLVVALLCRGHVLFEGVPGVAKTLLVRALAAALELDTKRVQFTPDLMPSDVTGSLVYDARTAEFSFQPGPVFTNLLLADEINRTPPKTQSSLLEAMEERQVTVDGTPRPLPDPFLVAATQNPVEYEGTYPLPEAQLDRFLLKLTIPLPSRQDEIDVLTRHADGFNPRDLRAAGVRPVANAADLEAARRAVATTTISPDITAYVVDICRATRESPSLTLGVSPRGATALMATARAWAWLTGRDYVIPDDVKALALPTLRHRVQLRPEAEMEGVTTDSVINAILAHVPVPR, from the coding sequence ATGGACCCGACCACTGACAACGCCGCGCACACCGGGGACCCGGCCGCCGCCCGGGCCTCCCTGGAGGCCCTGCGCGCCGAGATCGCCAAGGCCGTGGTCGGCCAGGACCCCGCCGTGACCGGCCTCGTCGTCGCCCTGCTCTGCCGCGGCCACGTCCTGTTCGAAGGTGTCCCCGGCGTCGCCAAGACCCTCCTCGTCCGCGCCCTCGCCGCCGCCCTGGAGCTCGACACCAAGCGCGTCCAGTTCACCCCCGACCTCATGCCGAGCGACGTCACCGGTTCCCTGGTCTACGACGCCCGCACCGCCGAGTTCTCCTTCCAGCCCGGCCCGGTCTTCACCAACCTCCTCCTCGCGGACGAGATCAACCGCACGCCCCCGAAGACCCAGTCCTCCCTCCTCGAGGCCATGGAGGAACGCCAGGTCACCGTCGACGGCACCCCCCGCCCGCTCCCCGACCCGTTCCTGGTCGCCGCGACCCAGAACCCGGTCGAGTACGAGGGCACCTACCCCCTCCCCGAAGCCCAGCTGGACCGCTTCCTCCTCAAGCTCACCATCCCCCTCCCCTCCCGCCAGGACGAGATCGACGTCCTCACCCGCCACGCCGACGGCTTCAACCCCCGCGACCTGCGCGCCGCCGGCGTACGCCCCGTCGCGAACGCCGCCGACCTGGAAGCGGCCCGCCGCGCCGTCGCCACCACGACGATCTCCCCCGACATCACCGCCTACGTCGTGGACATCTGCCGCGCCACCCGCGAGTCGCCGTCCCTCACCCTCGGCGTCTCCCCCCGGGGCGCCACCGCGCTGATGGCCACGGCCCGCGCATGGGCCTGGCTCACCGGCCGCGACTACGTCATCCCCGACGACGTGAAGGCCCTCGCCCTCCCCACCCTCCGCCACCGCGTGCAGCTCCGCCCGGAGGCCGAGATGGAAGGCGTCACGACCGACTCGGTCATCAACGCGATCCTCGCCCACGTCCCCGTCCCCCGCTGA
- a CDS encoding DUF4350 domain-containing protein — protein MTTEVTHSATSASPTARQVWTRARGVALALVLLLAAAVAIAVVRSDARHGELDPRSADPYGSRAVAELLADRGVDTRVVTTLDEASAAAAPDTTLLVAVPDLLTPSQQTRLHSAFVGSRGRTVLVSSGSASVERLAPGVTADPATSFDSTLSPDCDLPAARRAGTADTGGIRYTTTHLTADECYPSERLSTLLRIPAPSGDGDTVLLGSPDILLNDSLDEHGNASLALQLLGSRPHLVWYLPSPADASTASSEGERDLLDLLPSGWLWGTLQLFFAATLAALWRARRLGPLVPEKLPVAIRASETVEGRARLYRKTDARDRAAAALRSATRTRLAPLVGVPTPQAHAPEALLPALSAHLNDDGRPLHPLLFGPPPGDDAALIRLADHLDALEREVRRP, from the coding sequence ATGACGACCGAGGTCACCCACTCCGCCACCTCGGCCTCGCCCACCGCCCGCCAGGTGTGGACCCGCGCGCGGGGCGTCGCCCTCGCGCTGGTGCTGCTGCTCGCGGCGGCCGTCGCGATCGCCGTGGTCCGCTCCGACGCCCGGCACGGCGAACTCGACCCGCGCTCCGCAGACCCCTACGGCAGCCGCGCCGTCGCGGAGCTGCTGGCCGACCGCGGTGTGGACACCCGCGTGGTCACCACCCTCGACGAGGCCTCCGCCGCGGCCGCCCCCGACACCACCCTGCTGGTCGCCGTCCCCGACCTGCTGACCCCCAGTCAGCAGACCCGGCTGCACTCCGCCTTCGTCGGCTCCCGGGGCCGCACCGTCCTGGTCTCCTCCGGCAGCGCGTCCGTGGAACGGCTCGCCCCCGGCGTCACCGCCGACCCGGCCACCAGCTTCGACTCCACCCTCTCCCCCGACTGCGACCTGCCCGCGGCCCGCCGCGCCGGCACCGCCGACACCGGCGGCATCCGCTACACCACCACCCATCTCACCGCCGACGAGTGCTACCCCAGCGAGCGCCTGTCCACCCTGCTGCGCATCCCCGCACCCTCCGGCGACGGCGACACCGTCCTCCTCGGCTCGCCCGACATCCTCCTCAACGACAGCCTCGACGAGCACGGCAACGCCTCGCTCGCCCTGCAACTCCTCGGCTCGCGCCCCCATCTGGTCTGGTACCTCCCCTCACCCGCCGACGCCTCCACCGCCTCCTCAGAAGGCGAACGCGACCTCCTCGACCTGCTCCCCTCCGGCTGGCTGTGGGGCACCCTGCAACTCTTCTTCGCCGCCACCCTGGCCGCCCTGTGGCGGGCACGCCGACTCGGCCCCCTGGTGCCCGAGAAACTCCCCGTCGCAATCCGCGCCTCCGAAACCGTCGAAGGCCGCGCCCGCCTCTACCGCAAGACCGACGCCCGCGACCGCGCGGCCGCCGCTCTTCGCTCCGCCACCCGCACCCGACTCGCCCCCCTCGTAGGCGTCCCCACCCCTCAGGCACACGCGCCCGAGGCCCTGCTCCCCGCGCTGTCCGCCCACCTCAACGACGACGGACGGCCCCTGCACCCCCTCCTCTTCGGCCCGCCGCCCGGCGACGACGCGGCACTCATCCGGCTCGCCGACCACCTCGACGCCCTCGAAAGAGAGGTACGCCGTCCATGA
- a CDS encoding RDD family protein has protein sequence MSELVTGEAVALELRPARLPSRALAVLLDLAAALAVYIAVTIALVTATASLDRAAQTAISIASFVLVLVGGPIVVETLSHGRSLGKLACGLRVVRDDGGPIRFRHALVRGLIGVIEILLTLGVVACVASLVSARGRRLGDVFAGTLVVRERVPVGEAGFVPPPPPWLAGRFSGLDLSAVPDGLWLAVRQYLTRMRQLDPQVGWSMAERLAADLSGRTGTPVPPGVPPAAYLAAVVQERQAREARRAFGAGAAAGGGPGGTTGVAGATGATGATGAHSGPAPGYPFAAVPPEARGAGPSAGPGAAVPGVPGAAPRDEAPRDRGVSDGPATGFVPPA, from the coding sequence GTGAGTGAGCTGGTGACGGGCGAGGCGGTGGCGCTGGAGCTGCGCCCCGCGAGGCTGCCCAGCAGGGCGCTGGCCGTGCTGCTCGACCTGGCGGCGGCCCTGGCCGTCTACATCGCCGTGACCATCGCTCTGGTGACTGCCACGGCGTCACTGGACCGTGCGGCGCAGACGGCGATATCGATCGCGTCGTTCGTCCTCGTGCTGGTGGGCGGGCCGATCGTGGTCGAGACGCTGAGCCATGGGCGGTCGCTGGGGAAGCTGGCGTGCGGCCTGCGGGTGGTGCGGGACGACGGGGGGCCGATCCGCTTCCGGCACGCGCTGGTGCGGGGCCTGATCGGTGTGATCGAGATTCTGCTGACCCTCGGGGTGGTGGCCTGCGTCGCCTCGCTGGTTTCGGCGCGCGGGCGGCGGCTCGGCGACGTGTTCGCGGGGACCCTGGTCGTGCGGGAGCGGGTGCCGGTCGGGGAGGCGGGTTTCGTGCCGCCGCCTCCGCCCTGGCTCGCCGGGCGCTTCTCCGGGCTGGATCTGTCGGCGGTGCCCGACGGTCTGTGGCTGGCCGTGCGCCAGTACCTGACGCGGATGCGTCAGCTGGATCCGCAGGTCGGCTGGTCGATGGCGGAGCGGCTGGCCGCCGACCTGTCCGGGCGCACGGGGACGCCGGTGCCTCCGGGGGTGCCGCCGGCCGCGTATCTGGCGGCGGTGGTGCAGGAGCGGCAGGCCAGGGAGGCTCGGCGGGCCTTCGGGGCCGGGGCCGCCGCGGGTGGCGGGCCGGGAGGCACGACCGGTGTGGCGGGTGCGACGGGTGCGACGGGTGCGACGGGTGCGCACAGTGGGCCGGCGCCCGGGTATCCGTTCGCGGCCGTACCGCCGGAGGCTCGGGGGGCCGGTCCGTCGGCCGGTCCGGGAGCGGCCGTGCCCGGGGTTCCGGGTGCCGCGCCGCGGGACGAGGCGCCCCGGGACCGGGGGGTCTCCGACGGTCCCGCGACGGGGTTCGTGCCGCCGGCGTAG
- a CDS encoding stage II sporulation protein M has translation MDLDVFVSAHRAEWDRLDALLRRRRRLTGAEADELVVLYQRTATHLSLIRSAAPDPQLTGRLSQLVARARNAVTGARRASWRDVTRFLTHSFPAAVYTSRHWWVPTALLSTAVAALLGWWIGTHPEVQATIAAPSELRELTRPGGQYETYYSSNPAASFAAQVWTNNAWAAALCLILGVFLGLPVLWILFQNMLNLGIGFGLMSSAGRLDTFLGLVLPHGLLELTAVFVAAGTGLRLGWTVIDPGPRTRRTALAEEGRAALAMAIGLALVLFVSGAIEGFVTPSGLPTWARITIGVAAELAFLAYVYVLGGRAARAGETGDLEASERSADVPTAA, from the coding sequence ATGGACCTCGACGTCTTCGTCTCCGCCCACCGCGCGGAGTGGGACCGCCTCGACGCCCTGCTCCGGCGCCGTCGCCGCCTCACCGGCGCGGAGGCCGACGAACTCGTCGTCCTCTACCAGCGCACGGCCACCCACCTCTCGCTGATCCGGTCGGCCGCCCCCGACCCGCAGCTCACCGGCCGGCTCAGCCAACTCGTGGCCCGCGCGCGCAACGCCGTCACAGGCGCCCGCCGTGCGTCGTGGCGGGACGTCACGCGCTTCCTGACCCACAGCTTCCCGGCCGCCGTCTACACGTCGCGCCACTGGTGGGTGCCCACGGCGCTGCTCTCCACGGCCGTCGCGGCGCTCCTCGGCTGGTGGATAGGCACCCACCCCGAGGTCCAGGCCACCATCGCGGCCCCCAGCGAACTGCGCGAGCTCACCCGCCCCGGCGGCCAGTACGAGACGTACTACTCGAGCAACCCGGCCGCCTCCTTCGCGGCCCAGGTCTGGACGAACAACGCCTGGGCCGCGGCCCTCTGCCTGATCCTGGGCGTCTTCCTGGGCCTGCCGGTCCTCTGGATCCTCTTCCAGAACATGCTGAACCTGGGCATCGGGTTCGGTCTCATGTCCTCCGCCGGCCGCCTCGACACCTTCCTCGGCCTCGTACTGCCGCACGGCCTGCTGGAACTCACCGCCGTCTTCGTCGCCGCCGGAACCGGCCTGCGCCTCGGCTGGACGGTCATCGACCCGGGCCCACGCACCAGGCGCACAGCCCTCGCGGAAGAGGGCCGGGCGGCCCTGGCCATGGCGATCGGTCTCGCCCTGGTCCTCTTCGTCTCCGGGGCCATCGAAGGCTTCGTCACTCCGTCGGGCCTGCCCACCTGGGCACGCATCACCATCGGCGTCGCCGCCGAACTGGCCTTCCTGGCGTACGTCTACGTCCTGGGCGGACGTGCGGCGCGCGCGGGCGAGACCGGCGACCTGGAGGCATCGGAACGCAGCGCCGACGTGCCCACGGCCGCCTGA
- the mtrA gene encoding two-component system response regulator MtrA produces MMSFMKGRVLVVDDDSALAEMLGIVLRGEGFEPSFVADGDKALAAFREAKPDLVLLDLMLPGRDGIEVCRLIRAESGVPIVMLTAKSDTVDVVVGLESGADDYIVKPFKPKELVARIRARLRRSEEPAPEQLAIGDLVIDVAGHSVKREGQSIALTPLEFDLLVALARKPWQVFTREVLLEQVWGYRHAADTRLVNVHVQRLRSKVEKDPEKPEIVVTVRGVGYKAGPS; encoded by the coding sequence ATGATGTCGTTTATGAAGGGACGAGTCCTTGTCGTCGACGACGACAGCGCACTGGCCGAGATGCTCGGCATCGTGTTGCGCGGTGAAGGTTTTGAGCCGTCTTTCGTAGCCGACGGCGACAAGGCGCTGGCCGCTTTCCGTGAGGCCAAACCCGATCTCGTACTGCTGGACCTGATGCTGCCCGGACGGGACGGCATCGAGGTGTGCCGCCTGATCAGGGCGGAGTCCGGGGTGCCGATCGTGATGCTCACGGCGAAGAGCGACACCGTCGACGTGGTGGTGGGCCTGGAGTCCGGGGCCGACGACTACATCGTGAAGCCGTTCAAGCCGAAGGAGCTGGTGGCCCGTATCCGGGCGCGGCTGCGCAGGTCGGAGGAGCCGGCGCCGGAGCAGCTCGCCATCGGTGACCTGGTGATCGACGTGGCCGGGCACTCCGTGAAGCGGGAGGGGCAGTCGATCGCGCTGACGCCGCTGGAGTTCGACCTGCTGGTCGCGCTCGCCCGCAAGCCGTGGCAGGTGTTCACGCGCGAGGTGCTGTTGGAGCAGGTCTGGGGGTACCGCCACGCGGCGGACACCCGGCTGGTCAACGTGCATGTGCAGCGGCTGCGCTCCAAGGTCGAGAAGGACCCGGAGAAGCCGGAGATCGTGGTGACCGTCCGTGGTGTCGGGTACAAGGCAGGACCGAGCTGA
- a CDS encoding proline-rich domain-containing protein, which yields MNDTPGWASPGSAPSEGQEPAASGPAEPAGRQDPEQPADQPEQPGRAPQEPGVKWSKEQPPAGQWSAPTGPTDPAGTPPPPPPGPGWGTPPPGGHGGGPGGGPGGHGAWGGGWGNGWGGPPPAAKPGVIPLRPLGVGEILDGAVSTMRTYWRTVLGISLTVAVLTEIVVVLLQGLVLDSSSTAALNDPSATLGELTDAMGDALLNSGVVFLITLVGTVAATALLTTVTSRAVLGKPVTTGEAWRDARPQVVKLFGLICLLLLITAGIITAGALPGFLVTLAAGGEVGLGLTVLGVVGAGVLALWLMIRFSLASPTLMLEKQGIVKAMSRSAKLVRGSWWRVFGIQLLATLIANVVASIIVIPFTFLAAALGGDGVSGFLNTAGGDIGWTFLIVSGIGSVIGAMITFPITAGVTVLLYIDQRIRREALDLELARAAGVPDHGTTPGS from the coding sequence ATGAACGACACTCCGGGCTGGGCCTCGCCCGGATCCGCCCCGTCCGAAGGGCAGGAGCCGGCCGCGTCCGGACCTGCCGAGCCCGCCGGCCGCCAGGACCCCGAGCAGCCCGCGGACCAGCCCGAGCAGCCCGGCCGAGCCCCGCAGGAGCCGGGCGTCAAGTGGTCCAAGGAGCAGCCGCCGGCCGGCCAGTGGTCCGCGCCCACCGGCCCCACGGACCCGGCCGGTACTCCCCCGCCGCCACCGCCCGGACCGGGCTGGGGCACCCCGCCGCCCGGCGGCCACGGTGGCGGACCCGGTGGCGGACCCGGCGGCCACGGTGCCTGGGGAGGCGGCTGGGGCAACGGCTGGGGAGGCCCCCCGCCCGCGGCCAAGCCCGGCGTCATCCCGCTGCGCCCGCTCGGCGTCGGTGAGATCCTCGACGGCGCCGTCTCCACCATGCGCACCTACTGGCGCACGGTCCTCGGCATCTCGCTGACCGTCGCCGTCCTCACCGAGATCGTCGTCGTCCTCCTCCAGGGCCTCGTCCTGGACAGCTCCAGCACCGCGGCGCTCAACGACCCCAGCGCCACCCTCGGCGAGCTGACCGACGCCATGGGCGACGCCCTGCTCAACTCCGGCGTGGTCTTCCTGATCACCCTGGTCGGCACCGTCGCCGCCACCGCCCTGCTCACGACCGTCACCAGCCGCGCCGTACTCGGCAAGCCGGTCACCACCGGCGAGGCCTGGCGCGACGCGCGCCCCCAGGTCGTGAAGCTGTTCGGCCTGATCTGCCTGCTGCTGCTCATCACCGCCGGCATCATCACCGCCGGCGCGCTGCCCGGCTTCCTCGTGACCCTCGCGGCGGGCGGCGAAGTGGGCCTCGGACTCACCGTCCTGGGCGTGGTCGGCGCCGGTGTCCTCGCCCTGTGGCTGATGATCCGCTTTTCGCTGGCCTCGCCCACGCTGATGCTGGAGAAGCAGGGCATCGTGAAGGCGATGAGCCGCTCCGCCAAGCTGGTGCGCGGCTCCTGGTGGCGGGTCTTCGGCATCCAGCTGCTCGCCACGCTCATCGCCAACGTCGTCGCGTCGATCATCGTCATCCCGTTCACCTTCCTCGCCGCTGCCCTCGGCGGCGACGGCGTCTCCGGATTCCTCAACACCGCCGGCGGCGACATCGGCTGGACGTTCCTCATCGTGAGCGGCATCGGCTCGGTCATCGGCGCCATGATCACGTTCCCCATCACGGCCGGCGTCACCGTGCTCCTCTACATCGACCAGCGCATCCGCCGCGAAGCCCTCGACCTCGAACTGGCCCGCGCCGCGGGCGTCCCGGACCACGGCACCACCCCGGGGAGCTGA
- the mtnA gene encoding S-methyl-5-thioribose-1-phosphate isomerase encodes MADQYAHSGDIKRPTEIPALRWEEPPEGPVLVLLDQTRLPAEEVELVCTDASALVEAIRSLAVRGAPLLGIAGAYGVALAAVRGFDVDDAAAALESARPTAVNLAVGVRRAHSAHRAVLARGGDPRQAAGAALAAARQLHREDAEASARMAEHGLALLDELLPGGGHRILTHCNTGSLVSGGEGTAFAVALAAHRAGRLRRLWVDETRPLLQGARLTAYEAARSDMAYTLLTDNAAGSLFAAGEVDAVLIGADRIAADGSVANKVGSYPLAVLARYHHVPFIVVAPVTTVDPRTPDGASIEVEQRPGHEVTEVTAPQVPVAGTEAGGGIPVAPLGTQAYNPAFDVTPPELVTAIVTEEGAVSPVTTEALAALCARSRQVTIS; translated from the coding sequence ATGGCTGATCAGTACGCGCACAGCGGCGACATCAAGCGGCCGACCGAGATCCCGGCGCTGCGCTGGGAAGAGCCGCCCGAAGGGCCCGTTCTGGTTCTGCTGGACCAGACGAGGCTGCCGGCCGAGGAGGTCGAACTCGTCTGTACGGACGCGTCCGCGCTGGTGGAGGCGATCCGCTCGCTCGCCGTGCGCGGTGCCCCGCTGCTGGGCATCGCGGGCGCCTACGGCGTCGCGCTCGCCGCCGTGCGGGGCTTCGACGTGGACGACGCGGCGGCGGCGCTGGAGAGCGCCCGGCCCACCGCGGTGAACCTGGCCGTGGGGGTGCGCCGGGCGCACTCCGCCCACCGGGCCGTGCTCGCGCGGGGCGGGGACCCCCGGCAGGCGGCGGGGGCGGCGCTGGCCGCGGCGCGGCAACTGCACCGGGAGGACGCCGAGGCCAGTGCCCGGATGGCCGAGCACGGTCTGGCGCTGCTGGACGAGCTGCTGCCCGGCGGCGGGCACCGTATCCTCACGCACTGCAACACCGGTTCGCTGGTGTCGGGCGGTGAGGGGACGGCGTTCGCGGTGGCGCTGGCGGCGCACCGGGCGGGGCGGCTCAGGCGCCTGTGGGTGGACGAAACGCGTCCGTTGCTGCAAGGTGCTCGCCTGACGGCGTACGAGGCGGCCCGCAGCGACATGGCGTACACCCTGCTCACCGACAACGCGGCGGGATCGCTGTTCGCGGCGGGCGAGGTGGACGCGGTGCTCATCGGGGCGGACCGCATCGCGGCCGACGGATCGGTGGCGAACAAGGTGGGGAGCTATCCGCTCGCGGTGCTCGCGCGGTACCACCATGTGCCGTTCATCGTGGTGGCACCGGTGACGACGGTGGATCCCCGGACGCCGGACGGGGCGTCGATCGAGGTGGAACAGCGTCCCGGACACGAGGTGACCGAGGTCACGGCACCGCAGGTGCCGGTGGCCGGAACGGAGGCGGGAGGGGGGATTCCGGTGGCACCCCTGGGGACGCAGGCGTACAACCCGGCGTTCGATGTGACGCCGCCGGAGCTGGTGACGGCGATCGTCACCGAAGAAGGTGCAGTTTCGCCCGTGACGACCGAGGCTCTGGCCGCGTTGTGTGCCAGGTCACGCCAGGTAACGATTAGCTAA
- a CDS encoding DUF4129 domain-containing protein, whose protein sequence is MTATGGVLTSVQALSAAADTAVRLLLRGDDEPPVTVPRDPAREAARRELSKRMYRENDPSWFQRALDTFWEWVGKLFDAASTASPGGTLGLVVIIAAVIAVLGALWWRLGTPRRRPTTAPALFDDRPRNAAEHRAAAEAHAAQGHWNQAVQERMRAIVRALEERALLDLRPGRTADEAAAEAGRALPAHTGPLHTAARDFDDVTYGGRAATEQSYRRIAALDHDLERTTPQLAGSAPGTDTTARHGAAG, encoded by the coding sequence GTGACCGCCACGGGGGGAGTTCTCACATCCGTACAGGCCCTGTCCGCGGCCGCGGACACGGCCGTGCGCCTGCTGCTGCGCGGCGACGACGAGCCGCCCGTCACCGTCCCGCGTGATCCCGCGCGGGAGGCGGCCCGGCGCGAGCTGTCCAAGCGCATGTACCGCGAGAACGACCCCAGCTGGTTCCAGCGGGCCCTCGACACCTTCTGGGAATGGGTCGGCAAGCTCTTCGACGCCGCCTCCACCGCCTCACCCGGCGGCACGCTCGGCCTCGTCGTCATCATCGCGGCCGTGATCGCCGTCCTGGGCGCCCTGTGGTGGCGCCTGGGCACTCCGCGCCGCCGGCCGACCACGGCACCCGCCCTGTTCGACGACCGCCCCCGCAACGCCGCCGAACACCGCGCGGCCGCCGAGGCCCATGCCGCCCAGGGCCACTGGAACCAGGCCGTCCAGGAACGCATGCGCGCCATCGTCCGCGCCCTGGAGGAACGCGCCCTGCTCGACCTGCGCCCCGGCCGCACCGCCGACGAGGCCGCCGCGGAAGCCGGCCGCGCCCTGCCCGCCCACACCGGCCCGCTGCACACCGCCGCCCGCGACTTCGACGACGTGACATACGGCGGCCGGGCCGCGACGGAGCAGTCGTACCGGCGCATCGCCGCACTCGACCACGACCTGGAGCGCACCACACCCCAGCTCGCCGGCAGCGCCCCGGGCACGGACACCACCGCCCGCCACGGAGCCGCCGGATGA
- a CDS encoding DUF58 domain-containing protein produces MALTGRAALLAALGSLPVGIWDPGWTGFLAVNAPLALACACDVALAAPVRHLRLTRSGDTSVRLGDTADVTLTVTNPSRRPLRARVRDAWPPSSWQPGTEAAASRHLLTIPPGERRRITTRLRPTRRGDRQADRVTVRSYGPLGLLARQGTHRVPWTVRVLPPFTSRKHLPSKLARLRELDGRTSVLTRGEGTEFDSLREYVPGDDTRSIDWRATARQSTVAVRTWRPERDRRILLVLDTGRTSAGRVGDAPRLDASMDAALLLAALASRAGDRVDLLAYDRRVRALVQGRMAGDVLPSLVNALATLEPELIETDARGLAATALRTAPRRSLIVLLTTLDAAPIEEGLLPVLAQLTQRHTVLLASVADPHVARMATARGNTDAVYEAAAAAQAQAERDRTAEQLRRHGVTVVDATPEELPPALADAYLALKTAGRL; encoded by the coding sequence ATGGCCCTCACCGGACGCGCCGCCCTGCTCGCGGCCCTCGGCTCCCTCCCCGTAGGCATCTGGGACCCCGGCTGGACGGGCTTCCTCGCGGTGAACGCTCCCCTCGCGCTCGCCTGCGCCTGCGACGTCGCCCTGGCCGCCCCCGTACGCCACCTGCGCCTGACCCGCTCCGGCGACACCTCCGTACGGCTGGGCGACACCGCCGACGTCACCTTGACGGTCACCAACCCGTCCCGCCGCCCGCTGCGCGCCCGCGTCCGCGACGCCTGGCCCCCCAGCAGCTGGCAGCCCGGCACCGAGGCGGCGGCCTCCCGCCACCTCCTGACGATCCCCCCGGGCGAACGCCGACGCATCACCACCCGTCTGCGCCCCACCCGCCGCGGCGACCGCCAGGCCGACCGCGTCACCGTGCGCTCCTACGGCCCCCTCGGCCTCCTCGCCCGCCAGGGCACCCACCGGGTCCCCTGGACGGTGCGTGTCCTGCCGCCCTTCACCAGCCGCAAGCACCTGCCGTCCAAGCTGGCCCGGCTGCGCGAACTCGACGGCCGCACCAGCGTGCTCACCCGGGGCGAGGGCACGGAGTTCGACAGCCTGCGCGAGTACGTCCCCGGCGACGACACCCGCTCCATCGACTGGCGCGCGACCGCCCGCCAGTCCACCGTCGCGGTCCGCACCTGGCGTCCCGAACGCGACCGCCGCATCCTGCTGGTCCTCGACACCGGCCGCACCTCGGCGGGCCGCGTCGGCGACGCCCCCCGCCTGGATGCCTCGATGGACGCGGCCCTGCTCCTCGCGGCTCTCGCGTCCCGCGCCGGCGACCGCGTCGACCTGCTGGCCTACGACCGTAGGGTGCGGGCGCTCGTCCAGGGCCGCATGGCCGGCGACGTCCTCCCCTCCCTCGTCAACGCCCTCGCCACGCTCGAACCCGAGCTGATCGAGACGGACGCCCGGGGCCTGGCGGCCACGGCCCTGCGCACGGCGCCCCGCCGGTCCCTGATCGTGCTGCTCACCACGCTCGACGCGGCCCCCATCGAGGAGGGCCTGCTCCCCGTCCTGGCCCAGCTGACCCAGCGCCACACGGTTCTCCTGGCCTCCGTGGCCGACCCGCACGTCGCCAGGATGGCCACGGCACGCGGAAACACCGACGCAGTCTACGAGGCAGCGGCGGCAGCACAGGCCCAAGCGGAACGCGACCGCACCGCGGAACAACTACGCCGTCACGGCGTCACCGTGGTGGACGCGACTCCGGAGGAACTCCCCCCGGCCCTCGCGGACGCATACCTCGCTCTGAAGACAGCGGGTCGCTTGTAA